The following DNA comes from Nerophis ophidion isolate RoL-2023_Sa linkage group LG16, RoL_Noph_v1.0, whole genome shotgun sequence.
ATTTTATTGTggctttcaaagtcattttatgGCGTCATGCCATGTCCTTTAATGTTACTCCACATTTAAGGAGGCCTTACAGGTCATTTTATAGTGGCCTGTCAAATCATTTTAGGTAGTGCACCAACTCATTAAATGTGGCCTCCAATGTCAAAAAAGGTGCATTTTAACTGATTTCTTTCTTTTGCAATACATTTGACAGATTGAAATGATTtcttgtaaaaaacataaaaaaatgtgttcctgtgtagcgttaaaaacaaaaataaaagactTCAAACCACAAGACGGCTTTAGAGACATTTTTCATTTATTCCAGTCAGAAGAGATTCCACAGGAGTACACACCTGCATCCACATAGGTGCACACCTGCATCCACTTAGGTGGCACACTTCTTTTTACTCCTCATAAATAACTCGGCCACACAAACATTGTTGCAAGGACAAAGACCGCCGGGAAAATGGGAATAAAATGTTCAGAGTCCAACATTTTCACACATGCAAACCTTTTTGCACGCAGACGCTGAGGCACCCGTGCAGGAGCGCACGCAGGTGTGGGCTCCCTACTGTGGACCCGGGGACCAAAAACCCAAGGCACTGCCTGCAGGATCGGCTCCGAAAAGCCTCCCTTTCACAACATTCCAATAAAAAcccaacaaaaatattttgtggcGACGACAAACCGCCTCAAGTAGATTTTCCACGGCACAGCAAAAGCAGGGAGGACGAGGTACAGGTTCCGGTACTTGACCCAAGCGTGAAGTCCTAAACCGTGACCGGGACTATTTCAGAGTCCTCGCCACGTTCCGTAGTTTTCGTGAGGATGCGACGCGGTTCCACCCAAGAATTATACACCGAGGTCCGAGGATCTAGTCAGACCACTGACCCTAAAAGTCCTCCGTGGGAGTGGGGCTCAATGGCCGACAGTCCGATAGAACTCTTCTCAATCGAGTTTTGGACTAGACTAAGATCCAGTAGGAAGGGATTGGTATGTCGcattttacctgacacatgaagcgTGACgaaacccaaaaatgtgtttttttttcaccacagcgtcagttgccacGTCGAGTTGGCGCTTTCCATCCTTTTCGGCaagctgcattgcaaaatgatcgaCCGCTTTACCCCCTCTTCCTCTTAACGCGAGATCCACCCGGGAGCGTATGAACACCTTCCCTACCGTAGGGTCGTGCGATCCAGATGATAGAAACGttacaaatgttttttgataTCACATTAACCATAAATTAGCATGTATGCTAGGCAGGAGATTAGTATTCTCCCATTCGTTGCAATTTACTTGACACAgaaaaacgtgacaaatttggggagGAAGGCAAAGGGAGGGGTTGAatatcctaaaaaaaaatgtttgactgcGGCGTCAGTTGCCACGTCGATTTGGCACTTTCCATCGTTTTCGGCAAGCTGCGTTGCAAAATGATCGACCCCTTTACCCCCTCTTCCTCTTACGCGAGATCTCCTCTTCCTCTTACGCGAGATCCACCTGGAAGTGTATGAACACCTTCCCTACCGTAGGGTCGTGCGATCCAGACGATAGAAACGTTACAAATGTTTTTTGCTATCACATTAACCATAATTTAGCATATACGCTAGGCAGGAGATCAGTATTCTCCCATTCGTTgcaatttacctgacacatgaaacgtgacaaatttggggagGAGGGCAAGGGGAGGGGTTGaatatccccccaaaaaattttggACTGCGGCGTCAGTTGCCACGTCGAGTTGGCGCTTTCCATCCTTTTCGGCAAGCTGCATTGCAAAAGGATCGACCCCTTTACCCCCTCTTCCTCTTACGCGAGATCCACCCGGGAGTGTATGAACACCTTCCCTACCGTAGGGTTGCGCGATCTAGACGATAGAAACGTTTCAAATCTTTTTTGATATATTAATCGTAAATTAGCATGTACGCTAGGAAAGGAGATTAGTATGCTCCCATTCGTTgcaatttacctgacacatgaaacgtgacaaatttggggagGTGGGGAGGGGTTGAATatcctaaaatgtgttttttcaccACGGCGTCAGTTTCCACGTCGAGTTGGCGCTTTCCATCCTTTTCGGCaagctgcattgcaaaatgatcgaCCCCTTTACCCCCTCTTCCTCTTACGCGAGATCCGCCCGGGAGCGTATGAACACCTTCCCTACCGTAGGGTCGCGCGATCCAGACGATAGAAACGTTACAAATCTTTTTTGATATCATTTGAACCGTAAATTAGAAAGTACGCTAGGAAAGGAGATTAGTATGCTCCCATTCGTTgcaatttacctgacacatgaaacgtgacacattTGGGGAGGTGGGGCGGGGGTTGAATatcctaaaatgtgttttttgaccGCGGCGTCACTTGCCACGTGGAGTTGGCGCTTTCCATCCTTTTCAGCaggctgcattgcaaaatgatcgaCCCCCTCACCCCCTCTTCCTCTTACGCGAGATCCACCCGGGGGCGTATAAACACCTTCCCTACCGTAGGGTTGTGCGATCCAGAAAATAGAAACGTTACAAATCTTTTTTGAAATCATATTAACCGTAATTTAGCATGTACGCTAGGAAGGAGATTAGTATGCTCCCATTTGTTgcaatttacctgacacatgaaacgtgacaaatttggggagGGGTTGAATatcctaaaatgtgttttttgaccGTGGCGTCAGTTGCAAAGTCGAGTTGGCGCTTTCCATCCTTTTCGGCaggctgcattgcaaaatgatcgaCCCCTTACCCACTCTTCCTCTTACGCGAGATCCACCCGGGGGCGAATAAACACCTTCCCTACCATAGGGTTGTGCGATCCAGACGATACAAACGTTACAAATCTTTTAAACACTGTCGTGACAACGCgtggctaacgtccccccacagtgcaAAGCCACCTCCGAGTGAGAAACCCGCACCTCCGCGGCGGCGAATAAACAACGTTTCTTCTAAGTATCTTCCCCCGAGGAGCAGGAATAGCTAACCATGCACCACATGCGGTAAGAGGACGTATGCTAACCGCGAAGCTAGAAtttttgaatgtaaacaaaaggaGGGCAGGTcgatacaaatatcaacagtaatgataccaagtaaaatatAATTTTATGCTCGATATGTCCGCGGTTAGGTGGATATTCTATATTATCAAAAATATTTGATatcatattaacagtaaattaggaTTAATATGCTGCCATTCGTTgcaatttacctgacacatgaaacgtgaccaaTTGAGGGGGCGCGTGATCCGCTTACGTCACCAGGTGGCAGCAGACTGTTGACTATGTTGAAATGCAGTTTTGTGacgattccaactttgaccacggtCGCTATGGAGAGTGGAGCTTTcagtcattttcagcagactgcattgccaaATGATCAACTCATGGGGCCGTGTGAATCTCTTCCCTACAGTCTGTTATTCAAACGTTGTCTAAAATAATAcaacattaattaattaatttaaaaaaataatagttgttTAACTGCATATTATCCTGCCTGTTTGAAAATATTAACATATTTaagtgtttattattgttgtcattggtcaaattaattcataaatttgtattatttcatttttttcatcaACCAACTAAattgtgttcatattttgttgggcatttttatacttttaattgaataataataataaaaattattattatagttagtctaaaaaaatgcatatttttctcattaaatatgaattttttttgctctttttttcttacattttttatgtttttcccCCCATATAATaactgaaaataataataataatacagttgaTTAATTGAATATTATTCTGCCTGTTTGAAAATGTTAACACattcaaatgtttattattgttgtcattTGTCAAATTAATTCATATAAATAgtattattaaattttttatcaattttttcaACCAACTAAATTGTGTTTACATTTTAAGGAGGGGAAGCATTTTTATaactattactattattgttattcccccccaaaaaatgaccTTTCTCTCATTAAATTTGACATTCTTTGCTCTTTTTTCCtacattttactgttgttttttcagATAATCTGTTAAGACACACAACTTCAGACAAGTTCGAtgccagcctgaattttacttggtatcacATCGGTAAGAAAATCGGCGGTATCGCACATCGCTGTGGTAAAACCCGTCTAAACATTTAAAACCCTCTGCGTTCAAAAAAGGAGGTTGTGAAAGGCTTCGTGGGTCATGTGACACTTACTGAGGTTGGTCATGTGACACTTACGGAGGCTGGTCATGTGACACGGAGGTTGGTCATGTGACACTTACGGAGgttggtcatgtgacctgtgGGATGAAATGGCAAGGAAATAAATGATCGTTTTCTTTTCCTTGCACCTGTGTCACTCCCCAATCCTCAGGCAGGAGAAACCTTGTTCCTGCGCGTCTGATTGTGCCTCCTGCTCGGCATCCTGAGGCCTGGAAGGTTCTATGagcgggaggaggaggagaagaagaagaaggtcgGCTCCTTGTCCCCTTGCAGAGTCTCCAAACGCCCTACCCAAGATGGCCGCCTGAGGGTTGCTGTGCGTCCTGAGAAGGTGTGGACATGCGGAGAAAGGAGGTCTTCGTCTCCAAACTCTTGGGATCGCGTTTTAGTCTCTCCCTGCGTTGACCTCGCGTGGCCCGAGGTCAGGGGTCAGGGGTCAAGGTGCTGTTCTTGGTGCTGCAGAGCGTGCTGCAGTCTGCGTCTGTACACGCTGTATTTGTACTCCACCGCTCGCACGCGCTCAGACTCCTCCTTGTCCAGAATGACCAGGAAGTTTTGCAGCTCCGGGACGGAGAACGCATGCCACTGCAGAGGCAATACAAGCACACGTAGTGTTACTCACTTTAGGGAGTAGAACCTCTTTTCAATACAAGCACACGTACTATTACTCACTTTAGGGAGTAGAACCTCTTTTCAATACAAGCACACGTAGTATTACTCACTTTAGGGAGTAGAACCTCTTTTCAATACAAGCACACGTAGTATTACTCACTTTAGGGAGTAGAACATATTTTCAATATAAGCAAACGTAGTATTACTCACTTTAGGGAGTAGAACCTCTTTTTAATACACACATAGAATTACTAATTTTAGGGAATATAACTTATTTTCAATACAAGCAAATGTAGTATTACTCACTTTAGGGAGAAGAACTTCTGTGCTATACAAGCAAACGTAGTATTACTCACTTTAGGGAGTAGAACCTCTTTTCAATACAAGCACACGTAGTATTACTCACTTTAGGAGTAGAAAATATTttcaatacaaacaaacacagtATTACTCACTTTAGGGAGTATAACATAttttacatacaaacaaacaGTATTACTCATTTTAGGGAGTATAACTTATTTTCAATACAAGCACACGTAGTATTACTCACTTTAGGGAGTATAACCTCTTTTCAATACAAGCACACGTAGTATTACTCACTTCAGGGAGTAGAACATATTTTCAATACAAGCTCACGTAGTATTACTCACTTTAGGGAGTAGAACCTCTTTTCAATACAAACATTGAATTATTCGTTTTAGGGAAATAACATTTTCAATACAAGCAAATGTAGTATTACTCACTTTAGGGAGAAGAACTTCTGTGCTATACAAGCAAACGTAGTATTACTCACTTTAGGGAGTAGAACCTCTTTTCAATACAAGCTAACATAGTACCATTCACTTTAGGGAGGAGAACCTATTTTCAATACCAACAAACGTAGTATTACTCACTTTAGGGAGTATAACTTATTTTCAATACAAGCAAACGTAGTATTACTCACTTCAGGAAGAAAAACTCATGTGCTATACAAGCAAACGTAGTATTACTTGCTTCAGGGAGTATAATCGCTTTTCAATACAAGCACACATAGTATTACTCAAATTAGGGAGTAGAACCTCTTTGCTATACAAGCAAACATAGTACTATTCACTTTAGGGAGTATAACTTATtttcaatacaaacaaacatattatTACTCACTTTAAGGAGTATAACGTATTAGCTATACAAGCAAACGTAGTTTTACTCACTTTAGGAAGTAGAACGTCTTTTCAATACAAGCACACAGAGTATTACTCACTTTAGGGAGTAAAACATCCTTTCGATACAAGCACACATAGTATTACTCACTTTAGGGAGTAGAACCTCTTTTCAATACAAACAAACGTAGTTTTACTCACTTTAGGGAGTATAACTTATTTTCCATACAAAAAAATGTAGGATTACTCAATTTAGGGAGTATAACTTATTTTCAATACAAACAAGCGCAGTATTACTCATTTTAGGGAGTAGAACCTCTTTTCAATACAAGCAAACGTAGTATTACTCATTTTAGGGAATAGAATCTATTTTCAATACAAGCAAACGTAGTATTACTCACTTTAAGGAGTATAACTTATTTTCCATACAAACAAACGTAGTATTACTCATTTTAGGGAGTATAACTTATTTTCAATACAAACAAGCGCAGTATTACTCATTTTAGGGAGTAGAACCTCTTTTCAATACAAGCAAATGTAGTATTACTCACTTTAAGGAGTATAACTTATTttcaatacaaacaaacagtATTACTCATTTTAGGGAGTATAACATATATTCAATACAAGCAAACGTAGTATTACTCTCTTTAGGAAGAAGAACTTCTGTGCTATACAAGCACACGTTGTATTACTCACTTTAGGGAGTAAAACCTCTTTGCTATACCGTACAAGCAAATGTAGTACTATTCACTTTAGGGAGTATAACTTATTTTCAATACAAGCAAATGTATTAATACTCACTTTAAGGAGTATAACGTATTAGCTATACAAGAAAACGTAGTATTACTCACTTTGGGGAGTATAACTTCTTTTCAAATCAAACAAACATAGTATTACTCATTTTAGGGAGTATAACTTATTCTCAATACAAACAAACGCAGTATTACTTATTTTAGGGAGTATAACGTAGTCTCAATAGAAACAAATGTAGTATTACTCACTTTAGGGAGTATAACCTCTTTTCAATACAAAGAAACATAGTATTACTCACTTTAAGGAGTATAACTTCTTTTCAATACAAACAAACGTAGTATTACTCATTTTAGGCAATGTTATAACTTCTtttcaaaacaaacaaatgtaGTATTACTCATTTTAGGTAATGTTATAACTTATtttcaatacaaacaaacatagtaTTACtcagacagccaccacactgtccttggcaaagagaaggccagggtccaatggaaTGGAGACCCagacaattgggggcccatctttgctgcagccttcctccgcctttgtgaccgttgtggagcttctatgcaaccattatctatctatctatctatctatctatctatatatatatatatatatatatatatatatatatatatatatatatatatatatatatatatatatatatatatatatatataagagataTATCgtcataacttgaagtaaataataaagattaaaaaccatccatccattttctaccgcttgtcccttttggggtcgcgggtggtgccagagcctatctcagcagcatttgggcggaaggcagtgtacactctggacgagtcgccacctcatcgccgggccaacacagatacaaaaaaatgaaataactaaaagcttaccttttttatatttgcatagtatttatatattattaatgttgtaaatacaaatatttatacatcTTGAAAGGGTGgtgctaaagaggtaggcatttttcagaggtctcaagaaggtaagaaatgcgAGAACGTGTGTGAGTCTGCTATTTTTTACTTGGTAATTTACTTTGTGTTGCCACTTGCCTGTGTACGAAAAGTACAATATAAATGAAGGTTTGATTGATGTAAAGCTCTCTCTCAGCATTTATGAATcaatatccctccatccatttaccaccgcttgtccccgctggagcctatctcggctacatttgggaggaaggtggtgtacaccctgaacaagtcgccacctcatcgcagggccaattaaTATTGCTAaattgacataccgtatttctttgaattgccgccgggtacaaaccccgtttccatataagttgggaaattgtgttagatgtaaatataaacggaatacaatgataagcatatcattttcaacccatattcagttgaatgcactaaaaagacaagatatttgatgttcaaactcataaacttttattttctttttgcaaataataattaacttagaatttcatggctgcaacatgtgccaaagtagttgggaaagggcatgttcaccactgtgttacatcaccttttcttttaacaacactcaataaacgtttgggaactgaggaaactaattgttgaagctttgaaagtggaattccttcccattcttgttttatgtagagcttcagtcgttcaacagtccggggtctccactgtcgtattttacgcttcttaatgcgccacacattttcgatgggagacaggtctggaatgcaggcgggccaagaaagtacccgcactctttttttacaaagccatgctgttgtaacacgtgctgaatgtggcttggcattgtcttgctgaaataagcaggggcgtccatgaaaaagacagtgcttagatggcagcatatgttgttccaaaacctgtatgtacctttcagcattaatggtgccctacagatgtgtaagttacccatgctttgggctctaatgcacccccataccatcacagatgctggctttcgaactttgcgtggataacagtctggatggttcgctccccctttggtccggataacaccatgttgaatatttcccaaaacaatttgaaatgtggattcgtcagaccacagaacacttttccactttgcatcagtccatcttagatgatctcgggcccagagaagccgctggcatttctggatgttgttgataaatggctttcgctttgcatagtagagctttaacttgcacttacagatgtagcgaccaactgtatttagtgacaatggttttctgaagtgttcctgagcccatgtggtgatatcatttggagattgatgtcggtttttgatagagtgctgtctgagggatcgaaggtcacggtcattcaatgttggtttccggccatgccgcttccgtggagtgatttctccagattctcgaaaccttttgatgatattatgggccatagatgttgaaatccctaaatttcttgcaaatgcactttgagaaacgttgttcttaaactgtttgactatttgctcacgcagttttggacataggggtgtacctcgccccatcctttctagtgaaagactgagcattttttgggaagctgtttttatacccaatcatggcacccacctgttctcaaattagcctgcacacctgtgggatgttccaaataagtgtttgatgagcattcctcaactttatcagtatttattgccacctttcccaacttctttgtcacgtgttgctggcatcaaattctaaagttagtgattattttcaaaataaaaaatgtttatcagtttgaacatcaaatatgttgtctttgtagcatattcaactgaataggagTTGAAAAtgaatgcaaatcattgtattccgtttatatttacatctaacacaatttcccaactcatatggaaatggggtttgtataaagaCTATCATTATCTCTGTTTCTTATAGATGTTTTGGTGGCTCCTCACCTCCACTTCTCCAGTTTCATTCTCCTTGAGGACGAAGCTGAGCGTCTGCGGGTCGGGTCCTGCCAGGAGTCTCAGAAGAAGAGGACGCTCGCACAGAGGAAGCTTCTGGAACAGATCTGACGAGAGAGGAACAGGAGACGGGTTATCCCTGCTCTTCCCGCGCTCCGCCGGTCCTCCGTCCCTCACCCTGAGCGTCGCGGTGCGTCTGGCGGTACAAAGCAAACTTGCGAGGGTTGTCCAGCACCATGAACTTCTTCAGCAGGCCCTGGATGACCTCCCCGGTGGTGGTGGCGGAGCTGATGTGCAGCTGCTTGACGCAGTCGCACGGCAGGTAGAAGGACGTCCGGTCCTCGCCCTGGACGCAGTCTTGGCCCTCTGAAGGCGCTCCGTCGGGGCCTCCTCCCGAAACCCCCACGGGGCTGCCGGCGTCCAGGGCCGGAACCGTGACCGGCCGACTGAGCCTGAGGTGGACCTTGATGAAACCCGTGTAGGAGCCGTCAGACGCCTGCGGGACACCCACACAAAGACAGTGAGTAATGTGACCCGATTTCTGGACGATGTTTCTGTTGttctgtcaaataaatacatattcttgttaaaaatgtcactcatatctGGCTTTTgggtatattttaatggaataaaaacaACTCTGATCAGAAGTTGGGAAGGAATAGGGCAAACCAGCAGTACAATGTATCATTTTTAACCAAATATTGGGTCAAGAAGAGTtaaattgcgcaacccaatagttgggttgggaacaACCCAATATTAAGTTAGCGTAACTCACCTTTTGGGTTataaacccaatagtttggttgggaataacccaatattgagttagcataactcaacgtttgggttaaataattcaacccaatgagTTTAGTTGAATAACCCAACTttggggttaaataattcaacacaatagttgggttgggaataacccaacattgagttagcataactcaatgttgggttgtaaacccaatagtttggttgggaataacccaacattgagttagcataactcaacgttTGGGTTAAATGATTCACCCAATGAGTTTAGTTGAATAACCCAACTTTGGGGTTAAATAATTTAACACAATAGTTgagttgggaataacccaacattgagttagcataactcactTTTGGGTTgtaaacccaatagtttggttgggaataacccaacattgagttagcataattcAACTTTTGGGTtgtcaacccaatagtttgg
Coding sequences within:
- the rassf5 gene encoding ras association domain-containing protein 5 isoform X4 — protein: MPSAWCPRAPSVPQIARERATGAGSGGADGGGVGGTLLGQVSLRLEEARGDPEREAGSACFGQVSRRLGRLLKRLPKSRSWSDGLRILRRSASNGSLLPPSDCTYTCHLECERHVQLDCNRRTEEAKETTFSRSQRSTAELKKSEAREEEDGGAKDLPEEDVRARIDEYNSRVSENGMTLASDGSYTGFIKVHLRLSRPVTVPALDAGSPVGVSGGGPDGAPSEGQDCVQGEDRTSFYLPCDCVKQLHISSATTTGEVIQGLLKKFMVLDNPRKFALYRQTHRDAQDLFQKLPLCERPLLLRLLAGPDPQTLSFVLKENETGEVEWHAFSVPELQNFLVILDKEESERVRAVEYKYSVYRRRLQHALQHQEQHLDP
- the rassf5 gene encoding ras association domain-containing protein 5 isoform X3 — its product is MTVNTEPGPSMTGSNSMSSGYCSLDDDSEDFAFFTAKTSFFFRGPKPSATKSEAREEEDGGAKDLPEEDVRARIDEYNSRVSENGMTLASDGSYTGFIKVHLRLSRPVTVPALDAGSPVGVSGGGPDGAPSEGQDCVQGEDRTSFYLPCDCVKQLHISSATTTGEVIQGLLKKFMVLDNPRKFALYRQTHRDAQDLFQKLPLCERPLLLRLLAGPDPQTLSFVLKENETGEVEWHAFSVPELQNFLVILDKEESERVRAVEYKYSVYRRRLQHALQHQEQHLDP
- the rassf5 gene encoding ras association domain-containing protein 5 isoform X2, with product MASERDTVRAVHHHWLGEVTRSKQLWYQVRNEIHCTYTCHLECERHVQLDCNRRTEEAKETTFSRSQRSTAELKKSEAREEEDGGAKDLPEEDVRARIDEYNSRVSENGMTLASDGSYTGFIKVHLRLSRPVTVPALDAGSPVGVSGGGPDGAPSEGQDCVQGEDRTSFYLPCDCVKQLHISSATTTGEVIQGLLKKFMVLDNPRKFALYRQTHRDAQDLFQKLPLCERPLLLRLLAGPDPQTLSFVLKENETGEVEWHAFSVPELQNFLVILDKEESERVRAVEYKYSVYRRRLQHALQHQEQHLDP